In the genome of Colletotrichum lupini chromosome 8, complete sequence, one region contains:
- a CDS encoding phosphatidylinositol transfer protein sfh5, with product MSAQTTDTPVAAPAPAVAAEAQPAVAAPAVEPTSVDAPAPAAVADATPEVKQEQKTEQPAAAAAEKTEDKADEKAGAPAAEKPVEKAQTPLSSLFEKLPTILAEAKHNEMWGVQLSDDTHVPTTVVLQKFLRANDDDVSKAADQLQKALIWRRDTNPGKLLDEVSFDANKFGDLGYVTTHKDAQGKEMIITWNIYGAVKDKKATFGNVDEFIKWRAALMELSVRKLNLDKVQTAIPDGGEDPYQMIQVHDYLNVSFLRIDPAVKAASSETIRIFAMAYPELLVHKYFVNIPALMGWVFKAMKVFLAPKTIAKFHPLGYGSELGGELPAYKDSLPKDYGGNAESIKTTGQTVKFAEAEAPVEKPAADATAAPVVAAPVATETQPTAEAPAAVTAETPAPAVAVSEPAVASEPVKAAPAAAEAEKTEVPTVADLSINDKTEAKEEAKTVAA from the exons ATGTCTGCTCAGACCACCGACACGCCCGTCGCGGCGCCTGCccctgctgttgctgctgaggCGCAGCCGGCCGTCGCTGCACCTGCCGTAGAGCCGACTTCGGTCGACGCTCCCGCGCCCGCCGCCGTTGCTGATGCCACCCCTGAGGTCAAGCAGGAGCAGAAGACTGAGCAgcccgctgctgctgctgctgagaaGACGGAGGACAAAGCTGATGAGAAGGCCGGCGCTCCTGCTGCCGAGAAGCCCGTTGAGAAGGCCCAGACTCCCCTGTCTTCGCTCTTTGAGAAGCTTCCCACCATCTTGGCTGAGGCCAAGCACAACGAGATGTGGGGTGTGCAGCTCTCCGACGACACTCACGTTCCCACCACCGTCGTCCTGCAGAAGTTCCTTCGCGCCAACGACGATGATGTCTCCAAGGCTGCTGACCAGCTCCAGAAGGCCTTGATTTGGCGTCGTGACACTAACCCCGGCAAGCTTCTTGATGAAGTCTCCTTCGATGCAAACAAGTTTGGCGATCTCGGCTATGTCACCACCCACAAGGACGCCCAGGGCAAGGAGATGATCATCACCTGGAACATCTACGGGGCCGTCAAGGACAAGAAGGCCACCTTTGGCAACGTCGATGA GTTCATCAAGTGGCGCGCTGCCCTTATGGAGCTCAGCGTCCGCAAGCTTAATCTCGACAAGGTCCAGACCGCCATCCCCGATGGCGGCGAGGACCCCTACCAGATGATCCAGGTTCACGACTACCTCAACGTCAGCTTCCTTCGCATAGACCCTGCCGTCAAGGCCGCCTCCTCTGAGACGATTAGAATCTTTGCCATGGCCTACCCTGAGCTTCTCGTCCATAAGTACTTCGTCAACATCCCCGCGCTCATGGGCTGGGTCTTCAAGGCGATGAAGGTCTTCCTCGCTCCCAAGACCATCGCCAAGTTCCACCCTCTCGGCTATGGTTCCGAATTGGGCGGAGAGCTCCCGGCCTACAAGGACTCGCTCCCCAAGGACTACGGTGGAAACGCTGAGAGCATCAAGACCACCGGCCAGACCGTCAAGTTCGCAGAGGCTGAGGCCCCTGTCGAGAAGCCCGCGGCTGATGCTACTGCTGCTCCCGTCGTCGCCGCGCCTGTTGCAACTGAGACCCAGCCTACCGCCGAGGCTCCCGCGGCTGTCACCGCTGAGACCCCCGCTCCCGCAGTCGCTGTCAGCGAGCCTGCCGTCGCTTCTGAGCCCGTCAAGGCTGCTCCTGCGGCCGCTGAGGCTGAGAAGACCGAGGTGCCCACCGTCGCCGACTTGAGCATCAATGACAAGACTGAGGCTAAGGAGGAGGCCAAGACTGTTGCTGCCTAA